In one window of Solanum pennellii chromosome 2, SPENNV200 DNA:
- the LOC107010802 gene encoding uncharacterized protein LOC107010802 yields the protein MDFTSRGRAWFDKIGEKLDNLYCEVDAKSQEQINFVESQFQIASANLKQFCIGVIQEILPGSLSAVEEETSNLSSEQNREQHPASELSNISVQEDSKDELSFSNSSSLKLAVEATEGVHVDSSLQPRADKAMKMSFEDWEKILGVTGKSSAQVASIEETLKMTLSCEGDKGVEVPAKSSTSASSVECLEFDPSMQEEKTIDFTDHGANTSNVPSLTCSIYSTESQESVVLDFDEINSNAAVPAVSTDEPVIDSVTEVKFDGNCVLVGRDDFSSGSECHGAHISLKKNMATLKGKLGKQRNKDATKCEDFIVELEESNAEGKTIYSPTEKLELSQEGFYESDWEII from the exons ATGGACTTTACAAGTAGAGGCAGAGCCTGGTTCGACAAAATTGGCGAAAAGCTGGATAATCTGTATTGTGAGGTTGATGCTAAATCTCAG gaacaaattaattttgttgAAAGCCAATTCCAGATAGCGAGTGCAAACCTGAAACAATTTTGTATAGGGGTTATTCAAGAAATACTCCCAGGATCTTTGTCAGCTGTCGAGGAGGAGACCAGTAATTTATCTTCAGAACAAAATAGAGAACAACATCCAGCTTCTGAGCTGTCAAACATCAGTGTGCAAGAAGATAGCAAGGATGAACTTTCCTTTTCGAACTCGTCTTCCCTCAAGCTCGCTGTGGAAGCCACGGAAGGAGTGCATGTTGATTCATCACTTCAGCCACGAGCAGATAAGGCGATGAAGATGTCTTTTGAGGATTGGGAAAAGATACTAGGGGTTACTGGTAAAAGTTCAGCACAAGTTGCTTCTATTGAGGAAACTTTAAAAATGACATTATCCTGTGAGGGTGATAAAGGAGTTGAAGTTCCTGCCAAATCTTCGACAAGTGCATCATCAGTTGAATGCCTAGAATTTGACCCTTCTATGCAAGAGGAGAAAACTATAGATTTCACAGATCATGGTGCTAACACTTCGAATGTTCCATCATTAACTTGTTCAATTTACTCTACTGAGTCACAAGAAAGTGTTGTTCTTGATTTTGACGAAATAAATTCTAATGCAGCAGTTCCAGCAGTATCAACTG ATGAACCAGTTATTGACTCGGTTACTGAAGTGAAGTTTGATGGAAATTGTGTTCTGGTGGGTAGGGATGATTTTTCTTCAGGCTCTGAATGCCATGGAGCTCATATCTCTCTCAAG AAAAATATGGCAACGCTAAAGGGAAAACTAGGAAAACAGAGAAATAAGGACGCAACCAAATGTGAGGATTTCATTGTGGAATTAGAGGAATCAAATGCAGAAGGCAAGACAATATATTCTCCAACTGAAAAGTTGGAATTGTCACAAGAAGGCTTTTATGAATCAGACTGGGAGATCATCTAA